Proteins from a single region of Aminivibrio sp.:
- a CDS encoding Glu/Leu/Phe/Val dehydrogenase, whose protein sequence is MKNVWEEALFNLAKAAEAMDLEPEILERLSTPMRFTEFTIPVRMDDGSKKLFTAYRSRHQDATGPTKDGTRVHPRLTPEEIKALSLFMSVKHAVAGIPAGGGKGGIKADPSAMSEGEYERLIRGFIRRLEPKGAFADVPGADIGTGTQAMAWMLDEYEQITGNHSLAAINDKPFELGGSRGGYEATGWGVARCAAEAAKEQGLESEGLRVAIQGFGQVGSVAACKLFELGYAIVAVSDIGGAVKNSGGLDIPALVAHTAETGSVAGFSGGEPADAGSILETECDILIPAAVQDVITEENAGRISASIVVEAANGPTTPGADTLLSSRGIVVIPDVVANSGGAIVCDFERTQGLSSNWWSLEEVEQRLNSRILAAYREAREKAVEKGVSMRLGAWINAIGKIRSAMLLRGWC, encoded by the coding sequence ATGAAAAACGTCTGGGAAGAAGCGCTGTTCAATCTCGCCAAAGCCGCTGAAGCCATGGATCTCGAACCGGAGATTCTGGAGCGGCTCTCCACCCCCATGCGGTTCACCGAGTTCACCATTCCCGTCCGTATGGACGATGGATCGAAGAAGCTCTTCACGGCCTATCGTTCGCGCCACCAGGATGCCACCGGCCCGACCAAGGACGGCACGCGTGTTCACCCTCGGTTGACGCCCGAGGAGATAAAGGCCCTGTCGCTCTTTATGAGCGTCAAGCACGCGGTGGCAGGCATCCCGGCGGGGGGAGGAAAGGGCGGCATCAAGGCCGATCCTTCCGCCATGAGCGAAGGAGAGTACGAGCGCCTTATCCGCGGATTCATCAGAAGGCTCGAACCGAAAGGGGCGTTCGCCGACGTTCCCGGCGCGGATATCGGCACGGGTACGCAGGCTATGGCGTGGATGCTCGACGAGTACGAGCAGATCACAGGGAACCATTCCCTGGCGGCGATCAACGATAAACCCTTCGAACTGGGGGGCTCCCGCGGCGGCTATGAGGCTACGGGGTGGGGGGTGGCGCGCTGCGCTGCGGAGGCCGCCAAAGAACAAGGACTGGAGTCCGAGGGCCTTCGCGTCGCGATACAGGGTTTCGGCCAAGTGGGGTCCGTCGCGGCGTGCAAGCTTTTCGAGCTGGGGTACGCGATCGTCGCCGTCTCCGATATCGGCGGGGCGGTGAAGAACAGCGGGGGGCTGGATATCCCCGCGCTTGTCGCCCATACGGCCGAAACAGGCTCGGTTGCGGGATTCTCCGGAGGAGAGCCTGCGGATGCCGGCAGCATTCTCGAAACGGAGTGCGATATTCTCATTCCCGCGGCCGTGCAGGACGTCATCACCGAGGAGAACGCAGGGCGGATCTCCGCGAGTATAGTGGTCGAGGCGGCGAACGGCCCCACCACTCCGGGTGCGGATACGCTCCTCTCTTCGAGAGGCATCGTCGTCATCCCCGATGTGGTGGCGAACAGCGGCGGCGCCATAGTGTGCGACTTCGAGAGAACCCAGGGGCTGAGCAGCAACTGGTGGAGTCTTGAAGAGGTGGAGCAGCGTCTGAACAGCCGTATTCTGGCCGCATACCGTGAGGCCCGGGAGAAAGCGGTTGAAAAGGGCGTCTCCATGAGGCTCGGAGCCTGGATCAACGCTATCGGGAAAATACGTTCGGCCATGCTGCTTCGCGGCTGGTGCTGA
- a CDS encoding sodium:alanine symporter family protein, whose protein sequence is MQHVLDAIISISGWLWGPPILILLAVGGVFMTFRLGFFQFRYFFYILSATLGKMFSKKKSDEGEGTLSAFQALTSAVACTVGAGNIVGVPVAIVFGGPGAIFWMWMIALLGMSLKYSEVILAIKYRTKNALGEYVGGPAHYMSKGLNMKWLAGIFALSLMLEVAISSMTQANALAGSAQASMNIPPLVSGIVVMLLSGIVVIGGVKRLGKFTEKLVPFMATIYIFASLIIVVLNYARIPDMLAMIFEYAFAPMSAIGGFAGSSIALAVRWGVARGLYSNEAGLGTAPIAHAAAVTDHPVRQGLWGVVEIFIDTIVICTCTAFVILSTGVWQSADATSVGGGLTTLAFTEMFGTAGGILITICLILFVFSTLIVLIWYGEKQAEFLFGEKTALVYRWICILLIPVGAMGAATFLWQFLDLTLALILFPNMLAILLLHKEIVAATREFFHTPGMYYLKDKENAGAK, encoded by the coding sequence ATGCAACATGTGCTCGATGCGATTATCAGTATTTCCGGGTGGCTTTGGGGTCCTCCCATTCTGATTCTGCTCGCTGTCGGCGGCGTCTTCATGACCTTTCGACTCGGTTTTTTTCAGTTCCGGTATTTTTTCTATATTCTGAGTGCTACTCTCGGGAAAATGTTCAGCAAAAAAAAATCAGATGAGGGAGAGGGGACTCTTTCCGCCTTTCAGGCATTAACTTCGGCTGTTGCCTGTACCGTCGGCGCTGGTAATATCGTCGGCGTGCCGGTCGCCATTGTGTTCGGCGGACCCGGCGCTATCTTCTGGATGTGGATGATCGCCCTGCTGGGAATGTCGTTAAAATACAGTGAAGTTATTCTTGCCATAAAATACCGCACGAAGAACGCTCTCGGCGAGTATGTAGGCGGTCCGGCTCACTATATGAGCAAGGGACTGAACATGAAATGGCTGGCTGGCATCTTCGCACTCAGTCTGATGCTGGAGGTCGCCATCAGTTCGATGACCCAGGCCAACGCTCTGGCCGGTTCGGCGCAAGCATCCATGAATATTCCGCCGCTTGTTTCGGGCATCGTCGTCATGCTCCTTTCGGGAATCGTTGTCATCGGCGGCGTGAAACGCCTCGGAAAGTTCACGGAAAAGTTGGTTCCGTTCATGGCCACGATCTATATTTTCGCTTCGCTGATAATAGTGGTTCTCAATTATGCCCGGATTCCCGACATGCTCGCGATGATCTTTGAATACGCCTTCGCGCCGATGTCCGCCATCGGGGGATTCGCCGGTTCCAGTATCGCTCTGGCTGTTCGCTGGGGTGTGGCCAGGGGGCTGTACTCCAACGAGGCCGGTCTGGGAACCGCTCCCATAGCGCATGCCGCCGCAGTGACCGATCACCCTGTTCGTCAGGGGTTGTGGGGTGTTGTTGAAATCTTTATAGATACCATCGTCATTTGTACCTGCACGGCTTTTGTTATTCTCTCCACCGGAGTGTGGCAGAGCGCGGACGCCACGTCTGTCGGAGGCGGTCTGACTACATTGGCCTTCACGGAGATGTTCGGCACCGCCGGCGGTATCCTGATCACGATTTGTCTTATTCTTTTCGTTTTTTCCACGCTTATCGTTTTGATCTGGTACGGCGAAAAGCAGGCTGAATTTTTGTTTGGAGAAAAGACAGCTCTTGTCTACCGCTGGATCTGTATTTTGCTTATACCTGTGGGCGCCATGGGAGCCGCCACCTTTTTGTGGCAGTTCCTTGATCTGACGCTTGCGCTCATTCTGTTTCCCAATATGCTCGCCATTCTGCTGCTCCACAAGGAGATTGTTGCGGCGACCAGGGAGTTCTTCCATACGCCCGGAATGTACTATCTCAAAGATAAAGAGAACGCAGGAGCAAAGTAA